The DNA segment TCGGTTTGCCGGAtgatcagagaggcgtgtaatcactctaagatcaaattatttcggtggttcacccgaataattcaatcggatacaactctgatttcgAGAAATTGAACCTGGGTATGTGTTTTGCGTGAATTGATGAGCCAGAGAATTGTGACCAAAATCTGAATACGAATtttggggtttcttgcagataaCTGCCTCTGGCAGTTATTTTCGAATTTTAATAAAATTGCATTAAAAACTGCCTTgaatttttgtctgaaaatttgtgataaattttcataaattttattttctaaggcaggggctctgccccttggaccccgccaggggctgccgccccttggaccctgctcccaggggtGCTGCCCCCGGACCCCTGCCAAGGGGGCGCTGCCCCCTCGGTACCCCGTATAGTACGGGCTCCGCCCGTACAATTCGAataataataactcaaacaagcgtacactcccgcacctcctaacttgcttgatgtgtattattattcgctttgatcaccaagtcaatcccccgattacactaaaatatctaacattcCTCCCCCATTTTAGCATAATCCTTGATTAACTTAAACAATTTTACAACAATCAAACTTATGCATAAATGAAATATCGCGACGATTGAATTTCACATTAGTATATTACACATTCCAAATATTCGAATATAGGGGTGTCGTTAAGGATTGAACCCTTTCTATTCAGTGAATACATGAAGATAATATACACACAAGTTTACATACTCTAATGTTCTTTCTTGACACTATTTTTACTAGCCTGTGTCCCATCCTTCAATGAACATATCAAAGCCAAGTCCTAGCTTCTTGAAGCGGCTAAACTTCATGCTCATATAGGTAGCTCTTTATTCTTGCACCTGCATATGCAATTTTTCAAAGAACTATTAAGAAGAAAACCTTCAACCTCCTTTAACTTGTAGGTCTGAACACATACCTTGGGATGATGCTACTAATGTGTTCCAATTTCTAGATGTTAAGCTTTCCACATTGAATTCAGCACCTAACGTCATATTAGGTGGGAATTGGGTATCTTAACACGAGAAATCTCAGGTGGACTTTAATCCCATCCCTACAGCCGCCTTGTGCACAAGATCTCTACATAACTCTTTGGTTAAGTGGTCGGCTAAATTCTGTTGAGTTCTCACAAACTCCACCGATATCACCCCTTGCGTGATGAGCTCACGAATCATGTTGTGTCTAACACCTAAGTGTCTAGACTTCCCATTATACACTTGGCTATATGCCTTAGCCAAGGTAGCAGCACTATCACATCTAATAGATATTGATGATATAGGTTTAGGCCACAATGGAATCTTATAAATCAAGTTTCTTAGCCACTCGGCTTCTTTGCCAGCTGCGGCTAATGCTACAAACTCAGACTCCATTGTTGAATCAGTTATGCAAGTCTGTTTCTTAGATGCCCAAGATATGGCACCTCCTCGAAGTAGAAAAGTCCATCCACTCGTGGAAGAATgatcttccttgtttttaatccAGCTTGCATCCGAATAACCTTCTAAAACCGAAGGAAATCCAGTATAGGTCAAACCATATTTCATGGTTCCTTTCAAGTACCTAAATACTCGATTCATTGCTTGCCAATGACTTGCACCTGGATTGCTAGTATACCTACTAAGCTTTCCAACAGCATAAGCTATATCCGGTCTAGTGCTAATCATGGCGTACATGAGAGATCCAATGGCCCTTGAATATTCAAGTTGGCTTACAGCTACACCTTCATTAGGTGAGAGCTTAAAAGCAGGATCCATTGGAGTGCTAACCGGAGAACTATCATGAAAATTAAACTTTTTCAATATCTTCTCAATATAATGAGATTGAGAAATAGAAATGCCATTGTTCTCCCTTTTGATCCTTATACCAAGGATCACTTCCGCCTCCCCCAAGTCTTTCATATCAAAACAAGATGACAAAAATTTCTTTGTTTTATcaacttgatcctggtcagtacCGAAGATCAACATGTCATCTACATATAGACAAATTATGACTCCTTTCCTAGAATCATCAAATTTGCTATATACACACTTGTCTGCTTGGTTTAATACAAAACCATTAGACAAAACCACTTCATCAAACTTTTGATGCCACTATTTTGGTGCTTGCTTTAAGCCATATAATGACTTAACTAGCTTACACACCTTATGCTCATTGCCAGACATAACAAAACCCTCTGGTTGTTTCATATATATCTCCTCATCCAAATCACCATTCAGGAAAGCggttttcacatccatttggtgaattaCAAGATTGTGTATTGCAGCCAAGGCAACCAGCAATCTAATAGTGGATATTCTTGCTACAGGAGCGTAAGTATCAAAGTAGTCAATTCTTTCCTTTTGTCTAAAGCCTTGGATAACCAATTGGGCTTTAAACTTTTTAATTCAACCATctactttcatcttcttcttgaagatccatttACAACCAAGTGGTTTACACCCAGGGGGTAGATCAGATAGTTTCCAAGTGTTATTCCGCATAATAGAGTCCATCTCATCATTTATAGCTTCTTTCCAGAAAGCTACATCCCGAGATGCCATGGCTTCACTATAGGTTTTAGGATCTTCCTCAATATTGAAGCAATATTGATATTGAATTTTAATTTCATCTCTTGATCCTTTAACCAAATCTagctgaaaatcatcaccaaatgATTTAGCTTTTCTTGCTCTAGCACTCCTCCTAGGTTCCGGAGGAGTATCAATCACTTGATCAGCTAAGTGAGAGTTACTAGAGCTTGGAACCATGTCTCTAGGCCTAGGTATTGAAGAGAATCTATTCTCATCATACTCTGCAGTTCTTGCCTCAATAACCGTATGCACTGACACGTAGTCATTTGGTTCTATAACATAGAACCTGTGAGCAAATGAATGCTCCGCATACCCAATGAAAATGCAGTCTATACCTCTTTCCCCTATGTTCCTTATCTTAGGATCAGTGAGCCTCACCACGGCTCTACAACCCCAAACTCTCAGCTTATGCAGCTCAGGTGGTTTTTTATACCAAAGCTCAAAAGGGGTGGTCTTGTTCCTTTTATTTGGAACCTTATTTAGCAAATAGCAGGCTGTCAACATAGCCTCACCCCAAAAGCCCTCACTTAGGCCCGAATAGGACAACATGGTATTAACCATTTCCTTTAAAGTCCTATTTTTCCTTTCCGCCACACCATTTTGTTCCGGTGTGTAAGGAGTTGTGGTATGGTGTATTATTCCAGTAGATTGGAAATACACCGGATCAAAATACTCACCACCTCTGTCCGTATGTAGGGTTTTGATCAACCCACTCCGATGAAGCTCTACTTCTTGTTTATAAATCTTAAACTTTTCAAGAGCTTCATCCTTAGCATGCAACAAATAAACGTAACAAAATCTAGTAGCATCATCTATAAatgttactacatattttttatTACCTAGAGATGGTGTAGCATGAAAATCACATAGATCACTATGTATCAAATCTAACACTTTAGTTTCCCTATAAACATGTTGCATGAAAGGCTTTTTGGTTATCTTATTCAACTTGCAAACATGGCATTTATCATTGTTTATGTTAATAGGCGGAATTAAGCTCATTTTAGACATTtctttaactcttttataatgtACATGTCCTAGTCTAGCATGCCATAATTCCGATTCAGTCAAGTTGTTTCTACTACTAGTTGAAGCTATGCAATTTGCATTACTAGTTGAAGGTACATCATTAACATTACTAGTTGAAGCAACACAAACAGATTCATTCATAAACGAGACATCAACATTCAACATAAACATACCATTACATAGATAACCAAAACCAACAAAGGTACCATGTCTTGACAAGATATACTTGTCATTTTCCAATACTTGTTTGTACCAACAATTATTCAACACAATGccacttaacagattctttcgaATTCCGGGCACATacaaaacattgttcaaaagtAAACATTTTCCAGAAGTAAAAACAAGATTCACAGTTCCTATTCCTTTGATTGGTTCAGTTGCAACGTTCCCCATCTTGATGATAGATCTGTCTTCGATTGGTTGAAAGTCTTTAAACCAACGAAGATCCTTGCATACATGACTCGTTGCACTCGAATCAACCCACCAAGCAATGTCATCATCCTGCACATAAAATTCCTCAGAAATTAGTGACACATAATTCTGAACCGAATTATTAAATTGTACTAAATTCTGACATTGCTTGCCCGGGTCCTTGGACCCGCTAGAACCATCCTCATTCTTGTTCTTTGAACCGGACTTCTTGTTATTCTTCATCATTTTACAGTCCCTCTTAAAGTGACCAACCTTACCACATTTCCAGCAAGGGTAATTCGGCTTTTTGTTTGAACCCGAATTGTTGTTTCCTTGAAACTTGCGTTCCCTTTGAACTTACTGTTTCCTTTCGATGATTCACCCGTTTGAACCATGTTCACAGAACTTGATCCAGCCCATTTCTTATCATCATTGACCAACACATTTTCCTGTGCTCTCAAGCCTTCTTCAATTCTGAAGTGGCTTCCAAGTTCAACCAAAGTTAACTCTCCTTTCTGATGTTTCAGATTATGTTTAACATCTCTCCAGGAAGGAGGTAACTTGTCAATGATACTCGAAACAGAGATGGATTCATCCATCTTCATATCATGTTGGGCAAACTGCCCCAGAATTCGTAGCAATTCATGATATTGTTCCATCACAGGCCGTTCATCAACcattctgtaattattgaaattacTGACAAGAAACTTCTTACTAGAAGAATCTTCTGCCATGTATTTGGCTTCCAACGTGTCCCACAGCAACTTTGCAGTTTCAACATTTTGATAAACATCAAATAAGGGATCAGACATACCGTTCAGGATGTGGCCAAGACATATATAATTGCCGTTCTCCCACTTCGACCTCTTCCTGATTTGCTCCAGATTTCCCTCCTCCTGTATCTCCGGGATTGGAGTAGTCAACACGTACACAACCTTCAACGAAGtcagaagaaaatgcatcatcttctgcCATCTTCGGAAGTCCACCCCTTCGAACTTCTCCAGTTTGTTCTCCTTGATTGTCATATCCTTTATCGATCCGCTTGCCATCTTCACAGAAAGTAATTTGATCTTTGTTGGGGAATTTCGGTTTGCCGGAtgatcagagaggcgtgtaatcactctcagatcaaattatttcggtggttcacccgaataattcaatcggatacaactctgatttcgAGAAATTGAACCTGGGTATGTGTTTTGCGTGAATTGATGAACCAGAGAACTGTGACCAAAATCTGAATACGAATtttggggtttcttgcagataaCTGCCTCTGGCAGTTATTTTCGAATTTTAATAAAATTGCATTAAAAACTGCCTTgaatttttgtctgaaaatttgTGATAAATTTTCATAAATTTTATTTTCTAAGGCAGGGGCTCTCCCTCTTGGACCCCAGCCAGGgactctgccccttggaccccgccaggggctgccgccccttggaccctgctcccaggggcgctgcccccttggaaccccGTATAGTACGGGCTCTGCCCGTACACTTCGAataataataactcaaacaagcgtaTACTCCCGTACCTCCTAACTTGCTTaatgtgtattattattcgctttgatcaTCAAGTCAATCCCCGATTACTCTAAAATATCTAACACTGATCACGTCTCCACCGTGTATATATGTTAAATTATGATTAGGGTCCTTTTTTTAATTGTCATAACAATGTGTATATGTTGTTTCAAAAGGCCCAATATCCATAGAATTTACGATTCTTCTCAAATAGCTGGACTGAACATGTATGTCGGCCCCTAACTTATAAAATAGAGATAGTGGCCCTGGTCTACTTACTGAAAATAGCTGCAATTTTTATTCGGTTACTGGCATTCtactctgcccaactggctgaTTATTTCCTTTTTACTCTTTTTAGCTCCATTTGCACCagaacctgccaaaacacaaaataatataatataatactaataactaaacaaaacaaataaaaactatacaataattatacattttacacgggacaaatatttGCATTTTACCCCACACCAGCGTGTTATTTAAAAAAAGCCCTTGCATCCTTTCTTTTCCaagtaatattttttatttttttaaataattgggtaatcaattgatggggcattattgggcattattccacTACACCCATTTGTGAAAAACGCCCATAATGTCCctttgctgactgggatgacacgtgtcgcacAATGCTCATAGGTGCGGGCATTATTCATATATACCACAACACATGGTGTTATGATAAGGAACACACGATAAGATAGGACAGGAAACAGttagtttttttaattatatatacttatGTTCTCCTTAAAGTCAAACCTCTAATAGATGAATATCAACCCTTGGATCAATCTGAAATGAAATCCTGACCGTAATAATTCAAAGAAAACTTCTAGAAGGGGAGGTTGTGAACGGTTATCCTCTCCTTCAATTTCTCGCCACGTCGCCGGTCAAACCCCCTCTCATCCTCTTTCTCTGCTCAAAACCATTCATCGTTTCCCCAATATGAATATCGATTTCGGTTCTCACAAGCACAGGAGCCTATTCCAAATCCAACCAATCTTACAATCCATTGGAGTAGTGTgatttcatcagattttttaTGGGATTTCATCA comes from the Helianthus annuus cultivar XRQ/B chromosome 4, HanXRQr2.0-SUNRISE, whole genome shotgun sequence genome and includes:
- the LOC110880806 gene encoding uncharacterized protein LOC110880806, which codes for MASGSIKDMTIKENKLEKFEGVDFRRWQKMMHFLLTSLKVVYVLTTPIPEIQEEGNLEQIRKRSKWENGNYICLGHILNGMSDPLFDVYQNVETAKLLWDTLEAKYMAEDSSSKKFLVSNFNNYRMVDERPVMEQYHELLRILGQFAQHDMKMDESISVSSIIDKLPPSWRDVKHNLKHQKGELTLVELGSHFRIEEGLRAQENVLVNDDKKWAGSSSVNMVQTGESSKGNSKFKGNASFKETTIRVQTKSRITLAGNVVRLVTLRGTVK